ACAACTTCTACTCTCCTACAAACTCGCTTCGGCATGTGGTGCAAATCAGAGTCTGATTGACGCCAGAACCCAATTTGTAGAGTTTATCGGTTACTTTTCCACAGCGGTGACACCGGTTCTCACGCAGCTCGTCGAGTTCCTTGCTCTGAATTGGATAGGCCATTGATTTCATTCAGAAAAGAGGGTGAGTGAGGGGTTTCGAACCCCCAACCACTGGAGCCACAGTCCAGTGCTCTACCCTTGAGCTACACTCACCGTGATGGATTTAAATTGGGATCTTTTATATAACACTATCCTGGCAAACAAGTCAACCCGATCGCATCAATTCGGGCTCAGTTCGAGGTGAAATTGACAGAAGCGGGATCGGGGGTTAAGCTTAAATCGAAGAACGGATATTTCAGAGGAGTTTATCTTATGAGCGATTTGATACCGAAAGCGACCATACCCATTTCGATCACCGACCGATCTAGAAACCCGTTGACCCATATTGAAAATACCTTACGTGAGGAAGTCATTGGACAGGAATTGGCGATTGGAACAATTTTGAAATCGCTTCTACGCGCTTCAACCGGTTTTCGTGACACCGGACGGCCGATTGCGACCATGTTTTTTTCAGGTCCAAGCGGCGTCGGAAAAACAGAAACAGTCAGAGCTCTCGCCAAAGCCCTTCACCAAAATTCAAAGGCCTGTATTAAAGTAGACTGCTCCGAATTTAGCGAAGGACATACGATTTCAAAGCTAATCGGCTCACCGCCCGGCTATATGGGGAGCGATCTTCCTGTAGTTCTCGACAAGCAGGAAATTGAAGGGAGAAACTGGAATATTATCTTATTTGATGAAATTGAAAAAGGACATCATTCCCTTCACAATCTTCTCCTGCAAATAATGGACGAAGGAACTGTAACATTGAGCCGCAAAAACAAAGGAGAAAACGGAAAGGTCAATTTTTCTTCTACCCTTCTTGTGATGACCAGCAATGTAGGGTCTCGAAAGGTTTCAGAAGTTTTGGAAGATCAGCATATCGGATTCAAAAAGAGAGATAATTTTCAAGAACTCTCCCAATTGATTAATCAGGAAGTTCATAAAGAAATCGAAAAGACTTTCAGTCCAGAATTTAGAAACCGGATTTCTGACTTTGTGGTGTTTCACCCCCTTTCGCAGGATTCCCTCCTTCAAGTCCTTGAAAAATATCTTAGACAGATCAGTTCACGCTGCGCATCCAAAGGATTTGCGGTACTTCTTTCTGACGAGGCAAAGGAATACTTGATACAAAAGGGGACAAACAACGATCTTGGAGCACGTCCACTACTGCATCTGGTTGAAAAAGAGGTGGAAGCAAAAATTGCCGAATATTACGCCATGGGCGAAATTCAGGCAGGAGACTATATTGTTGGGGAATTACAGAGAAATGAAATCGCTTTCAAAAGAGCCGAACGGGTATCGATAACCGTAAAAGCCGATTTTTCGACTTTAAAAAGAAATCCTTCACAAGAGTGTTAAAACAGATTCGCCAGATTCAATTATTCTGAGCATTTTAGGGTTCATCATCCTTATTCCCTGGTTCAATCGGACCCACTTTCATCACGATATCCTGGACCCAGTTTTCTCCAACCTCCTTATTAATTTTGTTTTTTAACTCCTCCTTCAAATAGATCAACTGATTCATCCAGGCCGGACTATCGACATAGAGAAAGAGTTTGTGAAACTTGAGCTGATAGGGAAGTGTGTGGGAAGCCAGCTGATTTCCTACAAGTTCTTTCCACTCTTCAACCAGGGTATAAATCTGAATCTGCGTTTCGAGGCCATATCTCTTCAGGAGCGGCTTTAAAATTTCCGATATCTGCTGTGGCCTTCCCATTGCCTATATTCTTCCATCTTGGATATGTTAAGATATCAAAACTATGGATGAAAGAGAAATAAAAGTCAATGGAGCGAAAATAACCTATTTTCAGGCCGGAAAGGGACATCCTCTGGTACTCCTCCCGTCAGGAGGAGGGAGAGGAAAAGAATACAAAGAACTTTTTCCCCATTTAACCCCCTTTTTCACAATTTATACGCTGGATTATCCGGGATTCGGCCGTTCAGACGAGCTGAAATGGGTCGACGGCGTCGAAAAAATGAGTGAATTTGTCCTTCTCTGGCTTGATACGCTTGGTATCCAGGAATTTTACCTGAGCGGATTCTCGATGGGGGGTATCATAGCACTTCTGATGGCTATCGAGAGGACCGATCGGATCAGGAGGCTTTGCGTTATTGCCACCGCCTCGGGAAAGATTAATCACATTCCAATTATTAGTCCAGTCGGACTCAATCTAAAGGAAATTCTCGCCTTTTTTTATCATCGTCCGGAAATAAAGGAGCGGATCAGGAACGAAAAGCTCTCAACCCAGGAAAAAAAAGAAATCCATCGTTCATCAGAAACTTTTGCCAAAATGGCACGAAGCGCTAAAATTTTTATACATGTCACTGAACAGCTTTCCCTGATTCGCTGCCCTACTCTCGTAATCGGAGCTGAAAATGACCAGGTGATTCCTATGGCCTATCCAAAAGAGATACAAAAACATATTCCGAAAGCACAGTGGAAGCAATATTCGGAAACGGGTCATTTTATTATCGTGGAAAGACCGGCCGAATTGGCTTCAGATCTCGTCCAATTTTTTAGTCAAAAGGAAGTCTGATCTGGATGAACAAAAAAGAATCCCCAAAAAATTCTACCGTGATATCCAACAAGAAGGCTTTTCACGATTACTTCATTGAAGAAACTTATGAAGCCGGCCTGGTCTTGACCGGGACCGAGGTAAAATCGATCCGCGGAGGCCAGGCGAACTTAAAAGATAGTTTTGCCCGAATTGAAAACGGGGAGGTTTTCCTCTATCAATTCCATGTCTCCCCTTATGCTCATGGCAATCGTGCCAATGTCGATCCGGAACGGACGCGAAAACTCCTTTTGCATAAAAAGGAGATCTCTCGTCTTTTCGGAAAAACACAGCTGAAAGGATATGCTCTTATCCCGCTCAAGATATTTTTTAGAAACGGAAAGGCAAAGGTGGAACTCGGTCTGGGACAGGGAAAGAAAACGTATGACAAAAGAGAAGATCTGAAAATAAGAGCGGCCAAACGCGAGGTTGAAAAAGCCTTTAAAGAACGGCAGCGGTAAAATCTTCTATTTTACTGAACAATCGTCCACCTGTCATGAACACGGCATTCATGCGGAATCCACCTGGGAGGTGAGCATATTGCATAGAATGGGAATTAAGCATGATCTAAAGAAAGAACATGTTACGAGAAATTCGGAAGTCTATTCGGAAAAATCATGTGTGCTTTTACCATATGTTTTAGCTGCTCCAACATTTTTTGGGTCAGAGCGTCCTTGATCTGACATACTAACGATTTTGTATAGCAGTTTGTTTCGGTTCGATTACTCGTGCCAAGACGGGTCCAAGCACCGCCAGAAATAACACATAGGCAGCCGACAGCGGGCCTAATTGCGGTTCCAGACCTGCGGTCACTCCAAGGCCTGCAATGACCATAGAAAACTCGCCATGCGCTACTAAAGTGCAGCCAGCACGTAGACGACCCGGAATATCCACTCCGACGTAGCGTGCGGCCCATATACCGGTTAAGAATTTCGTCAGCACAGTAATAAGACCCAGCCCTACTGCCAACATAAGAACTGGCGGCAGCGTGGCGGGGTCTATTTGTAATCCGAAGAACAAAAAGAAAATGGCAGCGAATAAGTCACGAAGCGGCCCGATCAGGCGCTGAGCTTGGGCGACAACAGGTCCGGAAAGCGCGATGCCGACCAAAAATGCGCCAACTGCAGCTGATACTTGTAACAATTGCGAAATGCCTGCAACGAGTAGAACAATGCCAAATATCGTCAGCAGGGTGATCTCGTCCGATTGATGAGAAACAATCCGGCTCATGACATTGCTATAGCGTATTATCGCAGTCAGCACTATCCCAACGGTAACAATTGTAATCAGAATTGAAATCAGCCCCGCAAGTGCGCCCTGGCCGATGAGGAGTACGGCGATAACCGGCAGAAAGATTGCCATAGCCAGGTCTTCCAGTACAAGGATTGAGAGGATTGCGGGAGTCTCCGGGTTATTTATTCTTCCGAGTTCTGTCAAAATCTTGCTGATGACCCCGGTAGATGAGATATAGGTTATTCCACCCAGCAGAACCGAAGCCAGCGGGCTCCATCTCAGCAACAACCCGACGACCAAACCGGGAGTAAAATTGAGGATGAGATCAAAAACAGCTGCAGGTAAACCCGACCTCAGGTCTGCTCCTAATGTCTCATGTGTATATTCCAGACCCAGCATAAAGAGTAGTAAAATCACACCAATCTCTGCACCTATGTGAATAAAACTCTCGCTGAAGTGAAGTGGCACTAATCCACCGTTGCCAAAAGCAAGTCCCGCTAGCAGATATAGAGGAATGGCTGATAAGCCCCATCGGTTGGCCAGTCGGGCCAAAAGGGCCAAGCCGGCAACCGCGGCACCCAATTCTATAAACACCCAAGACAAATCAGTGGAGTTAATTACAAGCATATGACATTTTGATGAAGCAAATCGATTAAACCCTGCGGCAATTTACATTACTTTTGATGTCAAGTGAACGCGCGATTTCAGGAAGGATTCGTAGTTGATTTGTTTCTCCGCCGCTTCATTTATTTCAGATTCTTTTGTTTCAAACCACCGACAACCTGAGGCAGAACAAAAGTTAAACCATAATATAAATAGACATCTACTTTGTAGTACCCATCCAAAGGCTTAAACACCTTCACGAGAAACAAATAGTCAAAGACTACTGCGATCAGCGTCCAAACAATCGCCAAAAGAAAATAGTACTGAATTGATTCCGCTTTTATTTTCTTAAATAGAACCCAAAGCGTGATCATTGTGCCAATAGGCAGAATAATCCATCCTATCAGAGTAATGGACACGACCGAAAAAAGCACTATGCCTAGCAGGTATCCGATAAGCCACAGAACAAAACCCCAGCCCAGCGCGTCTTTATAAAATTGTTTGGTCATAAATGTATATAACTATTATTGAGCGCCATTTTGCAAGCATTTCGATTGAAAACGGCGAGTGCCTGTAAGACCCGCTTAAGTCACCATCCTGTTAAATCATGAAAATGATTGAACACCGTTCATAATCTTCGATGTTTCGAAAATCAGGAGGAATGAAGGTGGGAAGAAGATATTGAATTGATCCCCTATACGCATTTATAATGTTGCAAAACTGCTTGAATTCTACAATAAGTGTGGTGTCCCATGGTATAAAGTAAAGGTCATCATCACATCGAAAAAACCTATGAAGAGAAAATTCCTTAATTATATTGACGGCAAGTGGGTAAATGCCACTTCCGGAAGAACGATAGTCAGCATCAATCCGGCGGATAGCGGTGATACCATCGGCACAGTTCCTTCATCCTCCGATGAAGATGTTGACAGCGCTGCACGCGCAGCTAAATCCGCCTTTCAAAGCTGGCGACGGATTCCTCCTCCTCGCAGAGGAGAAATTCTATTCCGCGTCGCTGAACTCCTCCAAAAAAATAAACTGGAACTTGGGAAATTGGTATGCCGTGAAATGGGAAAGGTTTTACCGGAGGCCTTGGGAGATGTACAAGAGGCTATTGACATGGCCTATTACATGGCGGGGGAAGGACGCCGCTTAAGCGGCGAAACTGTGCCCTCTGAACTTCCGAATAAAGATGCTAAATCGATCCGCGTTCCTATTGGGGTTTTTGGATTGATTACCCCATGGAATTTCCCAGTAGCAATCCCATCCTGGAAAATTTTCCCCGCGTTAATTTCTGGGAATACGGTCATATTTAAACCCTCAAGTGATACACCGGTCTGTGCTACACGCTTTGTAGAGATTATCCTGGAGTCAGATCTTCCCCAAGGGGTATTGAATCTCGTTCATGGAGAAGGGAACGTCGTTGGATCGGCCATCGTCAAACATCCTGATATTCAGGCCGTCTCGTTTACGGGTTCTTCAGAGACGGGTTCCATACTCGAAGGGATTTGTGGAATTCTTCACAAACCAATCTCCACAGAAACTGGTGGTAAAAATCCGATCATCGTTATGGAAGATGCCAATCTCGATCTGGCGGTTGATGGAGCCCTCTGGGGAGGATTTGGAACGACGGGTCAGCGATGTACGGCAGCAAGCCGTGTCATCGTCCATGAGGCAGTACATGATCGATTCATTCAAAAATTCAAAAAAAAAGCATCTAAACTTCGAATTGGAAACGGGATGAAGAAAGCCACCCAAATAGGACCTATCATCAATCGGTCCCAATATCAAAAGATTCTTAATTATATTGAAATTGGGAAAAATGAAGGAGCGAAGCTCATTCTTGGAGGAAAAGCCCGCACTTCCGGAGAATGTTCGAAAGGACATTTTATCGAGCCGACCATCTTTATCAATGTCAGCCCAACAATGCGAATTGCGAACGAAGAAATATTTGGACCTGTCGT
This sequence is a window from Nitrospirota bacterium. Protein-coding genes within it:
- a CDS encoding aldehyde dehydrogenase family protein; protein product: MKRKFLNYIDGKWVNATSGRTIVSINPADSGDTIGTVPSSSDEDVDSAARAAKSAFQSWRRIPPPRRGEILFRVAELLQKNKLELGKLVCREMGKVLPEALGDVQEAIDMAYYMAGEGRRLSGETVPSELPNKDAKSIRVPIGVFGLITPWNFPVAIPSWKIFPALISGNTVIFKPSSDTPVCATRFVEIILESDLPQGVLNLVHGEGNVVGSAIVKHPDIQAVSFTGSSETGSILEGICGILHKPISTETGGKNPIIVMEDANLDLAVDGALWGGFGTTGQRCTAASRVIVHEAVHDRFIQKFKKKASKLRIGNGMKKATQIGPIINRSQYQKILNYIEIGKNEGAKLILGGKARTSGECSKGHFIEPTIFINVSPTMRIANEEIFGPVVSILKIRSLDEAIQIANQVAYGLSSAIYTGNVNNSAIAERELDTGIVYINASTIGAEIQLPFGGTKKTGYGPREAGGRGGALDHYSKWKVIYRDYSGRLQKAQIDKS
- a CDS encoding alpha/beta hydrolase; amino-acid sequence: MDEREIKVNGAKITYFQAGKGHPLVLLPSGGGRGKEYKELFPHLTPFFTIYTLDYPGFGRSDELKWVDGVEKMSEFVLLWLDTLGIQEFYLSGFSMGGIIALLMAIERTDRIRRLCVIATASGKINHIPIISPVGLNLKEILAFFYHRPEIKERIRNEKLSTQEKKEIHRSSETFAKMARSAKIFIHVTEQLSLIRCPTLVIGAENDQVIPMAYPKEIQKHIPKAQWKQYSETGHFIIVERPAELASDLVQFFSQKEV
- a CDS encoding DUF721 domain-containing protein, which codes for MGRPQQISEILKPLLKRYGLETQIQIYTLVEEWKELVGNQLASHTLPYQLKFHKLFLYVDSPAWMNQLIYLKEELKNKINKEVGENWVQDIVMKVGPIEPGNKDDEP
- a CDS encoding ATP-dependent Clp protease ATP-binding subunit, coding for MSDLIPKATIPISITDRSRNPLTHIENTLREEVIGQELAIGTILKSLLRASTGFRDTGRPIATMFFSGPSGVGKTETVRALAKALHQNSKACIKVDCSEFSEGHTISKLIGSPPGYMGSDLPVVLDKQEIEGRNWNIILFDEIEKGHHSLHNLLLQIMDEGTVTLSRKNKGENGKVNFSSTLLVMTSNVGSRKVSEVLEDQHIGFKKRDNFQELSQLINQEVHKEIEKTFSPEFRNRISDFVVFHPLSQDSLLQVLEKYLRQISSRCASKGFAVLLSDEAKEYLIQKGTNNDLGARPLLHLVEKEVEAKIAEYYAMGEIQAGDYIVGELQRNEIAFKRAERVSITVKADFSTLKRNPSQEC
- the smpB gene encoding SsrA-binding protein SmpB, with the translated sequence MNKKESPKNSTVISNKKAFHDYFIEETYEAGLVLTGTEVKSIRGGQANLKDSFARIENGEVFLYQFHVSPYAHGNRANVDPERTRKLLLHKKEISRLFGKTQLKGYALIPLKIFFRNGKAKVELGLGQGKKTYDKREDLKIRAAKREVEKAFKERQR
- a CDS encoding cation:proton antiporter, which translates into the protein MLVINSTDLSWVFIELGAAVAGLALLARLANRWGLSAIPLYLLAGLAFGNGGLVPLHFSESFIHIGAEIGVILLLFMLGLEYTHETLGADLRSGLPAAVFDLILNFTPGLVVGLLLRWSPLASVLLGGITYISSTGVISKILTELGRINNPETPAILSILVLEDLAMAIFLPVIAVLLIGQGALAGLISILITIVTVGIVLTAIIRYSNVMSRIVSHQSDEITLLTIFGIVLLVAGISQLLQVSAAVGAFLVGIALSGPVVAQAQRLIGPLRDLFAAIFFLFFGLQIDPATLPPVLMLAVGLGLITVLTKFLTGIWAARYVGVDIPGRLRAGCTLVAHGEFSMVIAGLGVTAGLEPQLGPLSAAYVLFLAVLGPVLARVIEPKQTAIQNR